From the genome of Streptomyces sp. NBC_00659, one region includes:
- a CDS encoding ABC transporter ATP-binding protein — MDRPLAVRARGITKCFGDVVALDGVDLDVARGRIHGLVGPNGAGKTTLLGLLLGLAVADEGRLEILGTPLRRALAAPDGVAGFVDGPGLYPSLTARQNLAALAALRGQGARAAGVDDVLDQVGLTDVADDPARGYSLGMRQRLGLAAALLTEPRLLVLDEPSNGLDPAGKRHVHGVLDRLAANGTAVVLSSHRMDDLQALCSEATILATGRVVFTGPLSKLASENRELDYRVLTSDPGAARLLALDTAGIRVVDDATPRHDAEALVVRALVPAVDELVVGLVRAGIALRELAPVVSPLEAAFLALTEQKETGR, encoded by the coding sequence ATGGACAGACCCCTCGCCGTCCGGGCTCGCGGGATCACCAAGTGCTTCGGCGACGTCGTCGCACTCGACGGCGTCGATCTGGATGTGGCACGGGGCCGGATCCACGGACTGGTCGGACCGAACGGCGCAGGCAAGACGACCCTGCTCGGTCTCCTGCTGGGCCTGGCCGTCGCGGACGAAGGCCGCCTGGAGATCCTCGGCACCCCCCTGCGGCGGGCGCTCGCCGCCCCCGACGGTGTCGCCGGCTTCGTGGACGGGCCCGGCCTCTACCCCTCGCTCACCGCCCGGCAGAACCTCGCCGCCCTGGCCGCACTCCGCGGCCAGGGTGCGCGGGCGGCCGGGGTCGACGACGTGCTCGACCAGGTCGGGCTCACCGATGTCGCCGACGACCCGGCCCGCGGCTACTCCCTCGGCATGCGTCAGCGGCTCGGCCTGGCCGCCGCCCTGCTCACCGAGCCCCGGCTGCTGGTGCTCGACGAACCGTCCAACGGCCTCGACCCGGCCGGCAAACGCCATGTGCACGGTGTCCTCGACCGGCTCGCGGCGAACGGAACCGCGGTGGTTCTCTCCAGCCACCGCATGGACGACCTCCAGGCACTGTGCTCCGAAGCCACCATCCTCGCGACCGGACGGGTCGTCTTCACCGGCCCGTTGAGCAAGCTGGCCTCCGAGAACCGTGAACTCGACTACCGGGTCCTCACCTCCGACCCCGGGGCCGCCCGTCTGCTGGCCCTCGACACGGCCGGGATCCGTGTCGTCGACGACGCCACACCACGGCACGACGCCGAGGCGCTCGTCGTGCGCGCGCTGGTTCCCGCCGTCGACGAACTGGTCGTGGGGCTCGTGCGCGCGGGCATCGCGCTGCGCGAGCTCGCCCCCGTGGTGTCGCCTCTCGAAGCCGCGTTCCTCGCCCTCACCGAGCAGAAGGAGACCGGCAGATGA
- a CDS encoding ABC transporter permease, which produces MTATVAEDGDLGAQSPEEAVAASPRVPVARVYRFELVKLVSQWRIRLLLLACWIVPALFVAAVSRQSTLPVDTLFGRWMHATGWAGALVMLGFAGTWALPLLTSVVAGDVFASEDRLGTWRHLLVAVRSPRRIFAAKALAGLTVILLLVAGLVASSSAGGLVAVGDQPLVGLDGHLLTPADAAGKVLLAWVCVLAPTLALAAIGLLGSITLGRSPMGLLLPALVALAMQLAQMMPLPVAVRLALPGYAFIAWNGLFTSPAQPGPLLIGIVVSLLWAVTATAPAYVLFMRRDFTDVAHDGSGRGAVITGVLPLVALAAVTVAVVGAATGATGSGIEQDKVQRSAATAFAHLYRLQTAQLNRPAVTEAQLKVTASCDKGSVKVAAEGPGNDWRCVISWHLPGVDAVGTAVYQLDVTPDGRYMADGDGPKEVNGYFLVRTPTGDAPNPLWQFDGNVDLLATSKG; this is translated from the coding sequence ATGACAGCGACCGTCGCCGAGGACGGTGACCTCGGAGCACAGAGCCCGGAGGAAGCGGTCGCCGCCTCCCCCCGTGTCCCGGTCGCGCGTGTGTACCGCTTCGAGCTGGTCAAACTCGTCTCACAGTGGCGGATCCGGCTGCTGCTCCTCGCCTGCTGGATCGTGCCGGCCCTCTTCGTCGCCGCGGTGAGCCGGCAGAGCACGCTCCCCGTCGACACCCTCTTCGGCCGCTGGATGCACGCCACCGGGTGGGCCGGAGCGCTGGTGATGCTCGGCTTCGCGGGAACCTGGGCGCTCCCCCTGCTGACCTCGGTCGTGGCCGGCGACGTGTTCGCCTCCGAGGACCGGCTCGGCACCTGGCGCCATCTGCTCGTGGCGGTCAGGTCGCCGCGCCGGATCTTCGCCGCGAAGGCACTGGCCGGTCTCACCGTCATCCTGCTGCTCGTGGCCGGACTGGTCGCCTCCAGCTCGGCCGGCGGCCTCGTCGCGGTGGGCGACCAGCCGCTGGTCGGCCTCGACGGACACCTCCTGACACCGGCGGACGCCGCCGGCAAGGTCCTGCTCGCCTGGGTCTGTGTCCTCGCCCCGACCCTGGCCCTCGCCGCGATCGGCCTGCTCGGGTCCATCACTCTGGGACGGTCCCCGATGGGGCTCCTGCTGCCCGCGCTCGTCGCGCTCGCGATGCAGCTCGCCCAGATGATGCCGCTCCCCGTCGCCGTGCGCCTCGCGTTGCCCGGTTACGCCTTCATCGCCTGGAACGGTCTGTTCACCAGCCCCGCACAGCCCGGCCCGCTCCTCATCGGCATCGTCGTCAGCCTGCTGTGGGCCGTGACCGCGACCGCGCCGGCCTACGTGCTCTTCATGCGGCGCGACTTCACCGACGTGGCGCACGACGGCTCGGGCCGCGGCGCGGTCATCACCGGAGTCCTGCCGCTCGTCGCGCTGGCCGCCGTGACGGTCGCGGTCGTCGGCGCCGCCACGGGGGCCACGGGCTCCGGGATCGAGCAGGACAAGGTGCAGCGTTCGGCCGCCACGGCGTTCGCCCACCTCTACCGGCTCCAGACCGCTCAGCTCAACCGCCCCGCCGTCACGGAGGCTCAGCTGAAGGTCACGGCCAGCTGCGACAAGGGCAGCGTCAAGGTCGCGGCCGAGGGGCCGGGCAACGACTGGCGCTGTGTCATCTCCTGGCACCTTCCCGGCGTCGACGCCGTGGGGACGGCCGTCTACCAGCTCGATGTCACCCCGGACGGGCGATACATGGCCGACGGCGACGGACCGAAGGAGGTGAACGGCTACTTCCTCGTCCGCACACCGACCGGGGACGCACCGAACCCGCTGTGGCAGTTCGACGGCAACGTCGACCTGCTCGCCACCTCGAAGGGATGA
- a CDS encoding bifunctional YncE family protein/alkaline phosphatase family protein has product MQVTRRRRSDEKGRKGLLGRPTGRRIPLVTVGTTVLALVAAGAAFAQTRQFGTDQVGQVTDRGQVVSSDQYIAPYGDRLVVNNGKIMSSSVSPDGTHLAASVTDGGSALSIVDLKNWKVQQLVSSAASSVPRISGNSVGQEGPTYSPDGSQLWLGQTDGYTRFTVNPDGGVTAPVFVPVAADGPKHALVGEAVFSSDGSTVYSAVNGQNRVVAIDAATGTVRQSWNVGNAPRDMAEVGTKLYVSNEGGRPAQAGDTTLNSYNTQVPADPVTAATTTGTVSVIDLADPAAPVASIPVGLHPTALYAKGKALFVTNTATNDVSVIDTAKDKVVQTIATQPWPEASVGYEPDAVTLTDDGHLLVTLGRANAVAVYRYRSPQDPVRYIGLLPTDYFPAEIAAVGKDVVVSNTRGIDARRPTTSAGHGTHDTTSSVQRFTLPDDSVIRARTAKVFRQNGWTRGSVIQSKGRSHAKPVPVPLRLGDPSTIKHVFLLVKENRTYDQVFGDVPEGNGDPSLAQFGENVTPNQHALARQFGLYDNTYDIGTNSAEGHNWLMQADDPEYTESSAGEYQRSYDTEDDALGHQRTGFLWTGTQATGKSARDFGEFQQFLTKPAGASWQNLYCDSKNMASTGQDTAYTLNSSSPIPSLNDVSVHGFPKFDTSVPDIYREEIWKRDFEKNGPANLNMFWLSSDHTGGPANAAAQVADNDLATGRIVDEISHSKYWKDSAIFVVEDDSQAGLDHVDGHRAPVQIISPWARRGVVDSHYYTQITLIRTIEQILGVHPMNQKDSAATPMSAAFTRHADYTPFTALPNRTSLTDGLKTPPSCGLDTPAPQDPAAAPVPSAKVPADKRALAAKWDTWKSHQRLTGPNAVPDFANPAQMNHFTWYQTHGWTKPYPGEHRIFAPQDVPGAYLPSSESDG; this is encoded by the coding sequence ATGCAGGTAACGCGCCGCCGCCGGAGTGACGAGAAGGGGCGCAAGGGCCTTCTCGGCAGACCCACCGGCAGACGGATACCTCTGGTGACGGTGGGCACCACCGTCCTCGCCCTCGTCGCCGCCGGGGCCGCGTTCGCCCAGACGCGCCAGTTCGGCACCGACCAGGTCGGCCAGGTCACCGACCGGGGCCAGGTCGTCTCCAGCGACCAGTACATCGCCCCGTACGGCGACCGGCTCGTCGTGAACAACGGGAAGATCATGTCGTCCTCGGTCAGCCCGGACGGCACGCACCTCGCGGCCTCGGTCACCGACGGCGGGAGCGCCCTGTCGATCGTCGACCTGAAGAACTGGAAGGTGCAGCAGCTTGTCAGCAGCGCCGCGTCGTCGGTGCCGCGCATCAGCGGCAACAGCGTGGGCCAGGAAGGCCCGACGTACTCTCCCGACGGTTCGCAGCTCTGGCTGGGCCAGACCGACGGCTACACCCGGTTCACCGTGAACCCGGACGGCGGCGTCACCGCCCCGGTGTTCGTCCCGGTCGCGGCGGACGGGCCCAAGCACGCGCTGGTGGGTGAGGCGGTGTTCTCGTCCGACGGCTCCACCGTGTACTCCGCGGTCAACGGACAGAACCGGGTGGTCGCGATCGACGCGGCGACCGGGACCGTCCGGCAGAGCTGGAACGTGGGCAACGCCCCGCGTGACATGGCCGAGGTGGGAACCAAGCTCTACGTGAGCAACGAGGGCGGGCGTCCGGCGCAGGCCGGCGACACCACGCTCAACTCCTACAACACCCAGGTGCCGGCCGACCCGGTCACGGCTGCCACCACCACCGGCACCGTCAGCGTCATCGACCTGGCGGACCCGGCCGCGCCCGTCGCGAGCATCCCCGTCGGTCTGCACCCGACCGCCCTGTACGCCAAGGGCAAGGCGCTGTTCGTCACCAACACCGCGACCAACGACGTGTCCGTCATCGACACCGCCAAGGACAAGGTCGTCCAGACCATCGCGACCCAGCCGTGGCCGGAGGCGTCGGTCGGCTACGAGCCCGACGCGGTGACGCTCACCGACGACGGCCATCTGCTGGTGACGCTCGGCCGTGCCAACGCCGTGGCCGTCTACCGGTACCGGTCCCCGCAGGATCCGGTCCGTTACATCGGCCTGCTCCCGACGGACTACTTCCCCGCCGAGATCGCCGCCGTCGGCAAGGACGTGGTGGTCTCCAACACCCGTGGCATCGACGCCCGTCGGCCCACCACGAGTGCCGGGCACGGCACCCACGACACGACGTCGAGCGTGCAGCGGTTCACGCTGCCGGACGACAGCGTGATCAGGGCCCGGACGGCCAAGGTCTTCCGGCAGAACGGCTGGACCCGCGGCTCCGTCATCCAGTCCAAGGGCAGGAGCCACGCGAAGCCGGTGCCCGTCCCGCTGCGGCTCGGCGACCCCTCGACGATCAAGCACGTCTTCCTGCTCGTCAAGGAGAACCGGACCTACGACCAGGTCTTCGGGGATGTCCCGGAGGGCAACGGCGACCCGTCGCTGGCGCAGTTCGGCGAGAACGTGACGCCCAACCAGCATGCCCTGGCACGGCAGTTCGGGCTGTACGACAACACGTACGACATCGGCACGAACTCTGCCGAGGGCCACAACTGGCTCATGCAGGCGGACGATCCGGAGTACACCGAGTCCTCCGCCGGTGAGTACCAGCGCAGTTACGACACCGAGGACGACGCCCTCGGCCACCAGCGGACCGGGTTCCTGTGGACCGGCACGCAGGCGACGGGGAAGTCGGCCCGGGACTTCGGCGAGTTCCAGCAGTTCCTGACCAAGCCGGCGGGCGCGAGCTGGCAGAACCTGTACTGCGACTCCAAGAACATGGCGTCGACCGGGCAGGACACCGCGTACACGCTGAACTCGTCCTCGCCGATCCCGTCGCTCAACGACGTTTCCGTGCACGGCTTCCCGAAGTTCGACACCAGCGTCCCGGACATCTACCGGGAGGAGATCTGGAAGCGTGACTTCGAGAAGAACGGGCCGGCGAACCTGAACATGTTCTGGCTCTCCAGCGACCACACCGGCGGTCCGGCGAACGCGGCCGCCCAGGTCGCGGACAACGACCTCGCGACCGGCCGGATCGTCGACGAGATCTCGCACAGCAAGTACTGGAAGGACTCGGCGATCTTCGTCGTCGAGGACGACTCCCAGGCCGGTCTCGACCACGTCGACGGCCACCGTGCCCCGGTCCAGATCATCAGCCCCTGGGCCCGGCGCGGCGTCGTCGACAGCCACTACTACACGCAGATCACGCTGATCCGGACCATCGAGCAGATCCTCGGGGTCCACCCGATGAACCAGAAGGACAGCGCCGCCACCCCGATGAGCGCGGCGTTCACCCGGCACGCGGACTACACGCCGTTCACCGCGCTGCCCAACCGGACCTCGCTGACCGACGGGCTCAAGACCCCGCCCTCCTGCGGCCTGGACACCCCCGCGCCGCAGGACCCCGCCGCGGCGCCGGTGCCGTCGGCGAAGGTTCCGGCGGACAAACGGGCCCTGGCGGCGAAGTGGGACACCTGGAAGTCGCACCAGCGGCTGACCGGGCCCAACGCCGTTCCCGACTTCGCCAACCCCGCGCAGATGAACCACTTCACCTGGTACCAGACGCACGGGTGGACCAAGCCGTACCCCGGTGAGCACCGGATCTTCGCGCCGCAGGACGTGCCGGGCGCCTACCTCCCGTCGTCGGAGTCCGACGGCTGA
- a CDS encoding carbohydrate binding domain-containing protein, which produces MTMLRRSRHRFLALLGTAALALAGAVALPGTAEAANILSNPGFETGSLSPWSCSGNLGSIVSSPVHGGSKALAGAASSSDTAQCTQTVPVQPNTTYSLSGWVRGSYVYLGVDGGASTWTTSPSAYSRLTVSFTTGASQTSAKIYLHGWYAQGTYYADDVSLDGPGGGGGSDTQAPTTPTGLKSTGKTSSSVSLSWTASSDNVGVTAYDIYSGSNRLLSAPGTSATVSGLSASTAYSFTVKARDAAGNTSPASNSVSVTTDAGGGGGTGFKQAAPYLYEGWGDPPNPTTVMSATGIKWFTMAFVLDSGGCNPAWDGSRALTGGVDQTAINQIRSAGGDIVPSFGGWQGSKLGANCSSASALAGALQKVIDAYGLKAIDMDIENTDEFENEAVQAKILTALKTVKANNPGLKTIITFGTSTTGPTYYGNRLIEQAQSLNANIDVFTIMPFDFGGGSDMYGNTVNATEGLKTKLKSAFGWDDATAYSHIGISGMNGLSDQQENTTPAIWTSIRDWANSHHIARLAYWSVNRDRSCPGGGVVSNCSGISQSTWQFTSITAGFTG; this is translated from the coding sequence ATGACCATGCTCAGACGTTCCAGACATCGATTCCTCGCCCTGCTGGGCACGGCCGCGCTGGCCCTCGCCGGCGCGGTCGCCCTTCCGGGTACGGCCGAGGCGGCCAACATCCTGTCCAACCCCGGATTCGAGACCGGCAGCCTCTCCCCCTGGTCCTGCTCCGGCAACCTGGGGTCGATCGTCTCCAGCCCCGTGCACGGTGGCTCCAAGGCCCTCGCGGGGGCGGCGAGTTCGAGCGACACCGCACAGTGCACCCAGACCGTCCCGGTCCAGCCGAACACGACGTACAGCCTCTCCGGCTGGGTGCGCGGCAGCTATGTCTACCTCGGTGTGGACGGCGGTGCCTCGACCTGGACGACATCCCCGTCGGCGTACAGCCGGCTCACCGTGTCCTTCACCACCGGCGCCTCGCAGACCAGCGCCAAGATCTACCTCCACGGCTGGTACGCGCAGGGCACCTACTACGCCGACGACGTCAGCCTCGACGGTCCCGGCGGCGGTGGCGGCAGCGACACCCAGGCGCCGACCACGCCCACCGGCCTGAAGTCCACGGGCAAGACGTCCTCCAGTGTGTCCCTGTCGTGGACCGCGTCGAGCGACAACGTCGGCGTCACGGCGTACGACATCTACAGCGGCTCCAACAGGCTGCTCAGCGCCCCGGGTACGAGTGCCACGGTCAGCGGACTGTCCGCGAGCACCGCGTACTCGTTCACCGTCAAGGCGCGTGACGCGGCCGGGAACACCTCCCCGGCCTCCAACTCCGTGAGCGTCACCACGGACGCGGGCGGCGGTGGCGGCACCGGCTTCAAGCAGGCCGCTCCCTATCTGTACGAGGGCTGGGGCGATCCCCCGAACCCGACCACGGTGATGAGCGCGACCGGGATCAAGTGGTTCACGATGGCGTTCGTGCTCGACTCCGGTGGCTGCAACCCGGCCTGGGACGGCAGCCGTGCGCTGACCGGCGGTGTCGACCAGACGGCGATCAACCAGATCCGTTCCGCGGGCGGTGACATCGTCCCGTCGTTCGGCGGCTGGCAGGGCAGCAAGCTCGGCGCCAACTGCTCCTCGGCGAGCGCGCTCGCCGGCGCTCTGCAGAAGGTGATCGACGCCTACGGCCTCAAGGCCATCGACATGGACATCGAGAACACCGACGAGTTCGAGAACGAGGCCGTCCAGGCGAAGATCCTGACCGCGCTGAAGACCGTCAAGGCCAACAACCCCGGCCTGAAGACGATCATCACCTTCGGCACCTCGACGACCGGCCCGACCTACTACGGCAACCGGCTCATCGAGCAGGCTCAGTCCCTGAACGCGAACATCGACGTCTTCACCATCATGCCGTTCGACTTCGGCGGCGGCTCCGACATGTACGGCAACACGGTCAACGCCACCGAGGGGCTGAAGACCAAGCTGAAGTCGGCCTTCGGCTGGGACGACGCCACGGCCTACTCCCACATCGGCATCTCCGGCATGAACGGTCTGTCCGACCAGCAGGAGAACACGACCCCGGCGATCTGGACCTCGATCCGCGACTGGGCCAACTCCCATCACATCGCCCGGCTCGCCTACTGGTCGGTCAACCGCGACCGGTCCTGCCCCGGGGGCGGCGTGGTGAGCAACTGCTCCGGCATCAGCCAGAGCACCTGGCAGTTCACGTCGATCACAGCCGGCTTCACAGGCTGA
- a CDS encoding ATP-grasp domain-containing protein: MGSRVRVWLNRTYAENVFFMDQLRNNPQHRAVEIHATHGDADSPVLAAADTAEPEPEGLSPRAYVEYALDMCARRSIDVFVPVLHQDAIVAQRAEFAALGTALLAPPAEAVAVFHDKVVAYQAVEAVGIPVPPWWRVRTAEELVAAVEELEAAGERACFKPAAGAGGVGFRVITRSPFSLMHLNGFPSPYVPLDLVVEALRTAEEPVDWLVMPHLGQPEVSVDCLTGPDGRVRMAIGRTKNGRRRGFTLDDAWTGPARLLAEAFGLHYLSNIQFRMYGDEPVLMDVNTRPAGGLHQTAQCGVNAPWAAVQLALGEEPGELVPPFLGADYTVVAGPRPVRPVPLPAQRPDSGAPTLSAMPAQAMEPASAQSAPVEATASAVPAQAATAAIAPA, translated from the coding sequence ATGGGCTCTCGCGTACGCGTCTGGCTCAACCGCACGTACGCGGAGAACGTGTTCTTCATGGACCAGCTGCGAAATAATCCGCAGCACCGCGCGGTCGAGATCCATGCCACCCACGGCGACGCCGACTCGCCCGTCCTGGCCGCCGCCGACACCGCCGAGCCGGAGCCCGAGGGCCTGTCGCCGCGCGCCTACGTCGAGTACGCCCTCGACATGTGCGCACGCCGTTCCATCGACGTGTTCGTGCCGGTCCTGCACCAGGACGCGATCGTGGCGCAGCGCGCCGAGTTCGCGGCGCTCGGTACGGCGCTGCTGGCCCCGCCCGCGGAGGCGGTCGCGGTCTTCCACGACAAGGTCGTCGCGTACCAGGCCGTGGAGGCCGTGGGTATTCCCGTTCCCCCGTGGTGGCGGGTCCGTACGGCGGAGGAACTGGTCGCGGCGGTCGAGGAGTTGGAGGCCGCGGGCGAGCGGGCCTGCTTCAAGCCGGCGGCGGGCGCGGGCGGGGTGGGCTTCCGGGTGATCACCCGTTCCCCGTTCTCGCTCATGCACCTCAACGGCTTCCCGAGCCCGTACGTGCCTCTGGACCTGGTGGTGGAGGCGCTGCGCACGGCCGAGGAGCCCGTCGACTGGCTGGTGATGCCGCACCTCGGGCAGCCGGAGGTGTCGGTGGACTGCCTCACCGGGCCGGACGGCCGGGTCCGTATGGCCATCGGGCGCACGAAGAACGGCCGGCGCCGCGGATTCACACTCGACGACGCGTGGACCGGTCCCGCCCGGCTGCTCGCCGAGGCGTTCGGGCTGCACTACCTGTCCAACATCCAGTTCCGCATGTACGGCGACGAGCCGGTGCTGATGGACGTGAACACCCGTCCGGCGGGCGGGCTGCACCAGACCGCCCAGTGCGGGGTCAACGCCCCTTGGGCCGCTGTGCAGTTGGCGCTGGGCGAGGAGCCGGGCGAGCTGGTCCCGCCGTTCCTCGGAGCGGACTACACGGTGGTCGCGGGGCCGCGTCCGGTGCGTCCGGTGCCGCTGCCCGCGCAGCGGCCCGACTCGGGCGCGCCCACCCTGTCCGCGATGCCGGCGCAGGCCATGGAGCCGGCGTCCGCGCAGTCCGCCCCGGTCGAGGCGACCGCCTCCGCCGTTCCCGCCCAGGCCGCCACGGCCGCGATCGCGCCTGCCTAG
- a CDS encoding metallophosphoesterase family protein — protein MRPTDGDAGNLLAISDLHIGYAENRALVENMRPETDRDWLLVAGDIGEIVEDIRWALRTLADRFRKVVWVPGNHELWTHPKDPVQLRGVARYEHLVALCRELGVITPEDPYPVWNGPGGPAVVAPLFLLYDYSFLPQGCATKAEGLAYAQGTGIVCTDEYLLHPDPYPSREEWCRARVAETGRRLAEIPEGLPVVPVNHYPLDRHPMDVLWHPEFAMWCGTAATADWHRRFRVETMVYGHLHIPRTTWHEGVRFEEVSVGYPREWRKRPGPPGTLRRILPMEVKAGDGGAASGVGGGRGEPR, from the coding sequence GTGCGGCCGACAGACGGCGATGCAGGAAACCTGCTGGCCATCAGCGACCTGCACATCGGCTACGCCGAGAACCGCGCCCTGGTCGAGAACATGCGTCCCGAGACGGACCGGGACTGGCTCCTGGTGGCCGGTGACATCGGGGAGATCGTCGAAGACATCCGGTGGGCCCTCCGGACGCTCGCCGACCGCTTCCGCAAGGTCGTCTGGGTGCCGGGCAACCATGAGCTGTGGACCCATCCCAAGGATCCGGTCCAGCTCCGCGGAGTGGCCCGCTACGAGCATCTGGTCGCCCTGTGCCGGGAGTTGGGCGTCATCACCCCCGAGGACCCCTACCCCGTCTGGAACGGGCCGGGCGGCCCCGCGGTCGTCGCGCCGCTCTTCCTGCTCTACGACTACTCCTTCCTGCCGCAGGGCTGTGCCACCAAGGCGGAGGGGCTCGCGTACGCCCAGGGGACCGGCATCGTGTGCACGGACGAGTACCTGCTGCACCCCGACCCGTATCCGAGCCGCGAGGAGTGGTGCCGGGCCCGGGTGGCCGAGACCGGGCGCAGACTCGCCGAGATCCCCGAGGGCCTGCCGGTCGTCCCGGTCAACCACTACCCCCTGGACCGTCACCCGATGGACGTCCTGTGGCACCCCGAGTTCGCCATGTGGTGCGGCACGGCGGCGACCGCCGACTGGCACCGCAGGTTCCGGGTCGAGACCATGGTCTACGGACATCTGCACATCCCCCGGACCACCTGGCACGAGGGTGTCCGGTTCGAAGAGGTGTCGGTGGGCTATCCGCGAGAATGGCGTAAGCGACCGGGACCGCCGGGCACGCTGCGCCGCATTCTGCCGATGGAGGTCAAAGCCGGTGATGGAGGAGCTGCTTCCGGAGTCGGTGGTGGCCGTGGAGAGCCACGGTGA
- a CDS encoding 4'-phosphopantetheinyl transferase family protein: MMEELLPESVVAVESHGDDPAGDASLYPEELALLTRAVGKRRREFATVRVCARRAMEKLGVAPGPVLPGERGAPRWPAGVIGSMTHCEGYGAAALAHAGDLVSLGIDAEPHLALPEDVLDAVALPGESDRLIRLGARVPAVHWDRLLFSAKESVYKAWFPLTGKWLDFSEADIDISLDRAPVTDGLSGDLSARLLVPGPVVDGLAVQTFTGRWTVRGGLVATAVTVPHTGPGPVPGSGA, encoded by the coding sequence GTGATGGAGGAGCTGCTTCCGGAGTCGGTGGTGGCCGTGGAGAGCCACGGTGACGATCCGGCCGGGGACGCGAGCCTTTACCCCGAGGAACTGGCGCTCCTGACCCGGGCCGTGGGCAAGCGGCGCCGCGAGTTCGCCACCGTGCGCGTCTGTGCCCGGCGCGCCATGGAGAAGCTGGGTGTGGCCCCGGGACCCGTGCTGCCGGGCGAGCGCGGGGCCCCGCGGTGGCCGGCGGGCGTCATCGGCAGCATGACCCACTGCGAGGGCTACGGCGCGGCCGCGCTCGCCCACGCCGGCGATCTCGTCTCTCTCGGCATCGACGCCGAACCCCATCTGGCACTCCCCGAGGACGTCCTGGACGCCGTCGCCCTCCCCGGTGAGTCCGACCGTCTGATCCGGCTCGGCGCCCGGGTGCCCGCAGTCCACTGGGACCGGCTGCTGTTCAGCGCCAAGGAGTCGGTCTACAAGGCGTGGTTCCCGCTCACCGGCAAGTGGCTCGACTTCTCCGAGGCGGACATCGACATCTCCCTCGACCGGGCTCCCGTCACGGACGGCCTCTCGGGCGATCTGAGCGCCCGGCTCCTCGTCCCCGGGCCCGTGGTGGACGGCCTTGCCGTCCAGACCTTCACCGGCCGCTGGACGGTCCGGGGCGGCCTGGTCGCGACGGCGGTCACGGTCCCGCACACCGGGCCGGGCCCGGTGCCGGGGTCCGGCGCCTGA
- a CDS encoding alpha/beta fold hydrolase, with amino-acid sequence MVDVQPRQPRRTARLRSVGDGELRLRHRLVHGYRRAYRMAGQGPALVLIHGIGDSSATWAELIPDLARTHTVIAPDLLGHGASDKPRADYSVAAYANGVRDLLATLDIESATLVGHSLGGGVAMQFAYQFPERTERLILVSAGGVGGEVNPVLRAVSLPGAHLLLATLRLPGMRLNVGLFLRLMRLLDTDLAQDAPSLLNLVDALPDATSRSAFIRTLRAVVDWRGQAVTMLDRCYLTEGMPTMLLWGDRDSVVPVRHAHGAHAAMPGSRLEIFEGAGHFPFHSDPARFLALVEEFTATTGPADWSREHWRELLRAGRPGTAAGQPDTVRNREVERDLREASERSAT; translated from the coding sequence GTGGTCGACGTACAGCCCCGGCAGCCGCGGCGCACCGCGCGGCTGCGTTCGGTCGGTGACGGAGAACTGCGTCTGCGACACCGCCTCGTGCACGGCTACCGGCGCGCCTACCGGATGGCGGGGCAGGGCCCGGCGCTCGTCCTGATCCACGGCATAGGCGACTCCTCGGCGACCTGGGCGGAGCTGATCCCCGACCTCGCCCGCACCCACACCGTGATCGCGCCCGACCTGCTCGGCCACGGCGCGTCCGACAAACCGCGCGCCGACTACTCGGTGGCCGCCTACGCCAACGGCGTACGTGATCTGCTCGCCACGCTCGACATCGAGTCCGCCACCCTGGTCGGGCATTCGCTGGGCGGGGGAGTGGCGATGCAGTTCGCCTACCAGTTCCCCGAGCGCACCGAGCGGCTGATCCTGGTCAGCGCGGGCGGTGTCGGCGGCGAGGTCAACCCCGTCCTGCGTGCCGTGTCGCTGCCCGGAGCCCATCTGCTGCTCGCCACGCTGCGGCTGCCCGGCATGCGGCTGAACGTGGGTCTGTTCCTGCGTCTGATGCGTCTGCTCGACACCGATCTGGCCCAGGACGCCCCGTCGTTGCTGAACCTCGTGGACGCGCTGCCCGACGCGACCTCCCGCAGCGCGTTCATCCGGACCCTGCGGGCCGTCGTCGACTGGCGCGGCCAGGCGGTCACCATGCTCGACCGCTGCTATCTCACCGAGGGCATGCCCACCATGCTGCTCTGGGGAGACCGGGACAGCGTGGTACCGGTGCGGCACGCCCACGGAGCGCACGCGGCCATGCCGGGCAGCCGCCTGGAGATCTTCGAGGGAGCGGGCCACTTCCCGTTCCACAGCGATCCGGCGCGCTTCCTCGCCCTGGTCGAGGAGTTCACGGCCACCACCGGTCCGGCCGACTGGAGCCGCGAGCACTGGCGCGAGCTGCTGCGTGCCGGGCGCCCGGGTACGGCGGCGGGGCAGCCGGACACCGTCCGCAACCGCGAGGTGGAGCGGGACCTGCGCGAGGCGAGCGAACGCAGCGCGACCTGA